The genomic DNA GGGGTAGAGATCCCTTGGCATATAAGTAGGTTTCATCCGGATTATAAATATTTGAAATCTGAGTCTACACCTATTGAAACTTTGAAAATGGCAAAAGAGATAGCTAGGAGCAGGGGGTTAAGGTATGTCTATCTTGGCAACGTATTTGAGGGCAATGATAGTCTCTGCTATAATTGCGCTAAGCTGCTTATAAAAAGATCTGGCCTTAATCTTAGCGCTAATAATTTAGATAGCGGCAGCTGTCCTTACTGCGGGGTTTCAATAGACGGCCTGTTCTAATTTTCATATTTGACAATAGTATAAGTCTATGGTATAAATCTTATGTAAACGATTACAGCAAACGTTTACATGGGAGATAAGATATGAAAAGAATAACTATAAAAGAGGTAGCAGAGAGAGCCGGAGTATCAATTGCTACAGTCTCAAGGGCTTTAAACTCTAGAACAGAGAAATCTGTTAAGCAGGATACTCTAGAGAAGATAAAGGATATTATTAGAGAATTAAAATATTTTCCCAATAGATCGGCGAGCTCCCTAAGGCATGGTTTTTCACGAACAATAGGTTTGCCTATGAATTTTAAGACAGATACTACCTCAGGCTATGTTGGCGAGATAATGAAAGGTGTATTAAGAGGTTTAGACGAGATAGGGTACGACTTAAAGCTTATATCTCAAGAAGAGTTTGTTTCACTTCAAACGCTGCTTGATAGTGCCGGTGTAGATGGATTAATTATTACCCATGCTTACCATATAGCATACCCTCATCTAGAGGAAGAGTTGAAAAATAAAAAGTCTTTTCCTCTTGTTGTTATGAATGATTATAATCCTGACTTAGATATCAATCAGGTTTATATAGATACTTATCAGGCAACATGCGATATGACGGAGTATGTTATTAAAAAAAACAATTCTGATCTCTATCTTTTAGGCGGAGAGGTATATTCTCAAGATGCTCAAAGAAGAGAGAAAGCTTTTTTAGATACGCTGGCTAAGCATAATATTGATTTTGGCGAAAGTAGAATTTTAAATGGTCATTTTAATGAAACTGGCGGATACGAGATGACCAAACAAATATTTATTAAAAATCCTGATTTTAAAGGATTGATATATTCTCTTAACGATGCTATGGCGATAGGTGCTTTGCGTGCATTAGGTGAACTCTGCCTCAATTGTCCTAGAGATGTTAAAGTTGTTGGCTTTGATGATATAGCTATTTCAGAGCATATGAATCCGCCGTTGACAACTATCCATGTTCCTTTATCTGAGATGGGTTATGAGGCAATTAAAATAATATATGGTATTTTCACTGGAGAGATTATAGGTGCTCAAAAGCCCCAGTTTGATTATAGATTGATTCAAAGAGAATCTTGTTAATTTAAAAAAGGGGTGCTATTTGTTTAGAATGAAAAGTCAAATGGTAGCTTAAATTTTAAGCTGCCATTCAGCATTAACAATATCACGATTTAAAACGCTAGATGCTTTATTTATCTTTTCTCTTAGATTTTCAGATATTATTCTTTGATTCATATCTCTCAATACTTGATTTGTCATGCGAAAGTTTCTTACAATTGCACCTTCATCTAAAGATGTCAGGTTAATTATTTTATTGAATTCACTGCCTCTGAGCCAAGCTTGCAATGTTTGCGCGAGTTGAAAATGAGGTTTTAATATTCGTGGATAGATTCTGTGTGTTTTTTCTATTTTTTGTATCTTAGCTACGGTATTAGTGATTTTTAATCTCAGTTTTCTCAATCCTTTGTCTAGCTTTATCTCTGTATCTTTAGCTCTTGATTCTGTAATTATCGCGCATATTACTATTGTTAATTCTATCCAGGATATATTTTCAAAAAATCCTGCTTCATATAGCTCGCCCACTATGAGCTCATAACCAAATACATTAGACGAGAATTTGCCTTTTAATGTTAGTTCTTGATTTTTTATATAACCTAAGTTTTTCAATAGCTTTAACTTAGAACTAAGCATCTTTGCTTCTCTTGACTTCCTATGTCTATTTTGAAAATAGTGGAAACTTTTAGGGTAGATGGTTATTATCTCATCTTGGATATCATTATATAGGTTTAAGATTGTTGCATAGGATGCGTTAAATTGACTCTTTATAAGTTCGGGTCTATTTCTGGCAATGATCTCCATCTTCTCAATATCGTCTTTAAACGGTTTAAGTTTTACAAAGACGTAGCCTTCTTCATCTATTCCGCGTCTGCCTGCGCGCCCTGCCATTTGATAAAAATCTCTGGTACTTAGATAATGCGCTCTTCTTTTGTAATGTTTTGCTATTTCATCGAAACAGACAGTACGTGATGGCATATTGATGCCTAATGCAAATGTCTCCGTTGTAAATATTACCTTAATCATTTTTTTGGTAAATATTCTTTCAATAATCTCCTTTAGAGGCGGCAATAATCCTGCATGATGGTAGGCGATGCCCCTCTCCAGCAGGTGCAGCATGTCATGGGTAGATGTATGCTGTTCTATTTTGAATTTTTTTACCAGCTCTTTATAGAGGTTCTTAATATCTCTCTTTTCTTCTTCGGTTAAAAAATTGAACTGGGAGAGATCTTTTGCATAATTTTCACATTTTTTTCTTGAGAAACAGAAATATATACAAGGCAAGAAACCATTGGTTTTTAGATGTTTAATTAAAGAGTCTATTCTATTATTTAAGAAGAATTTACCTCTCTCTCTGGAGCTATATTTTTTTAAATCTTTAAGATTTGAGAAAATCTGATTATCTGCCTGAAAATAGAAATGCAAAGGCACTGGTCTGACGGCCTCTTCTATCTCTATTATGTTTTGATTATGAACTTTTTTGATCCAATTTTTAAACTCACCCACGTTAGGCAGTGTTGCAGATAGCGCTAATATTCTCATTTCTGGAGGCAGGAATATAATAGATTCTTCCCAGACGGTGCCTCTCTCTGGGTCATCAAGATAATGTACTTCATCAAATATCACCCATTTTTTATCTTTTAGTTTTTCTGGTTCCTGGAGGAGGTAGTTTCTAAATATCTCTGTTGTCATGATTAAAATAGGGGCTCTGGGATTTATTCTGACATCACCTGTTATTATTCCGACTTTTTGAGGAAAGTTTTTAGAGAAATCTCTGAACTTCTGATTGCTCAAAGCTTTTATTGGTGCTGTGTATATAAGCCCCTTATTCTCCTTGAGGCATTTCTCGATTGCATATTCAGCAATGAGAGTCTTGCCAGCGCCTGTTGGTGCTGCCACAATAACGGAATTATTTTTATCAATATGCTCAATGGCATCTTTTTGGAAGTTATCAAGTATGATATTTTCTGTTAGCATTAGTATATATAATATATAATAAATTGAATTCTTTCAAGGTAAAGTAGTCTAATTGACAAAATAGACTATTTATATTAACATTAAAGCGCTGATTTAAATTAAGGAGGATTAAAATGTTGGACTACCTGTTAACAGAAGAACAGCAGATGTTAAAAGAGTTGGCTCATAAGATCGCAGAGGAGAAGATACGCCCTGTTGCAAAAGAGTACGATGAATCGGGCGAGTTCCCCTGGGATATTATGAAGATCCTTGCTCAGAGTGACCTGTTTGGGGTCTACATAGATGAAAAATATGGCGGTTTTGGAGGAGGCGTATTTGAGTTATCCCTCGTTGCTGAAGAGCTCTCTCGTGCCTGCGGTGGTATCGCTGTAAGCTATGCAGCTTCAGCACTAGGAACTTATCCTATTATTCTTTTTGGCAACGATGAGCAGAAAGACAAGTATTTACCTGATATTGCAAGCGGTAAGAAGATAGCTGCTTTTGCAATAACAGAGCCGAATGCAGGATCTGATGCTTCTGCTATGGAGAGCAAGGCTCAAAAAGATGGCGATTCTTATATATTGAATGGAAGAAAGCAATGGATTACAAATGGCGGTGAAGCAGAGACTTATGTAGTTATTGCAATGACAAATAAAGCTAAAGGGGCCAGAGGTGCAACAGCTTTTATACTTGAAAAAGGTATGGAAGGCTTTGATTTTGGCAAAAAAGAGGACAAACTTGGTATCCGTGCATCAGCGACAAGAGAGCTTATTTTTAATAATTGCCGTGTTCCTAAAGAGAATGTTTTGGGTAAAGAAGGCCTAGGCTTTGTAGTTGCTATGAAGACTTTTGACTGTTCTCGCCCTGGAGTTGCAGCGCAGGCTCTGGGTATTGCTCAGGGAGCGCTTGAGCTGGCTACTGAGTATGCTCATCAGAGACACCAGTTTAATAAGCCGATAACAAGTTTTCAGGGAATACAGTTTATGCTTGCCGATATGGCAATGCAGATTGAAGCAGCAAGGGCTTTAATCTATGCTACTTGCAGAATGGTGGACAGCGGTAATATGTCTGTGGCTAAAGAGTCGGCTATAACCAAGGTGTTTGCATCCGATGTTGCTATGAAGGTTACGACTGATTGCCTTCAGATATTCGGCGGGTATGGTTATATGAAAGAGTATCCTATAGAAAAATATATGAGAGATGCAAAGATCACTCAAATATATGAAGGTACAAATCAGATATTAAGGGGTGTAATTGCATCTCATCTTATCAAGGAGCAGACTAAGAAAAAGTGAAAGTCATAGTCTGCATAAAACAGGTACCTGACACAACGAATGTCAAGATAGATCCAGAGACCAATACTTTAATTCGTGAAGGCGTTGAATCTATCATTAATCCTTTTGATACTTATGCTATTGAAGAAGGCTTGCGTATTAAGGAGAGGCTGGATGGGGTAGAGGTGATCGCTTTAACTATGGGCCCTCCTCAAGCAGAAGAGGCATTAAGAGAAGCGATATCTTTAGGTGTAGATAGAGCGGTGCTCTTATCAGATAGAAAGTTTGCAGGCTCAGATACCTGGGCTACAAGTTATGCCTTATCAAAAGCTATAGAGAAGATAGGAGATTATGGTTTAATTATATGTGGTAAGCAGGCAATAGATGGTGATACTGCCCAAGTTGGGCCTGGGATATCATCCTGGCTCGATCTTCCCCAGGCAGCATATGTTAGGCATATAGAAAAGCTGTCTAGAGATAAGGCGACTGTTGAGCGGATGACAGAAGAGGGCTATGATGTTATAGAGATACCGTTTCCTGCTGTATTTACTGTAGTAAAAGAGATCAATGAGCCTCGGTTCCCTTCACTTAAAGGCAAGATGCGTGCAAAGAGAGCCGAGATAGAAGTATGGTCGGCAGCTGATGTAGGCTTAGATGAATCTTGCGTTGGATTAAACAATTCTCCTACAAGAGTAGTGAAGATATTTACACCTCCAGTTAGAGAGAAAGGCATGATCTTAGAGGGAGATATATCAGAAAACGTTGATAAGTTAACAGATTTAATAAGGGATGTTTTGATAGGATGATTACAGTATTAATAGAAAAATGTAGCGGTTGCGGGGTATGCATCAAGTCTTGCCCTTTTTCGGCTATTAAGATTAAAGATAAAGAGCTGATAATAGATTTAGAGAAGTGTAATTTTTGCGGAGCTTGCGTTGAGATCTGTCCTCTTTCGGCTATTGAGATAAAAAGAGAGGAGATAAAACGTGATCTGTCGGCCTATAAGAATGTCTGGGTCTTTGCGGAACAAAAAAAAGGAATAGTTCAGCCGGTCGTATATGAGCTGCTTGGAAAAGGCAGGGAATTGGCAGATAGTTTAGGAGTTCAACTCTGGGCGGTGTTGCTTGGAAATAATATAAAGGATGTATGTAGAGATTTAATAGCCAGCGGAGCAGACAAAGTTTTGGCAGCAGAAGATGAGCTCTTAGAGAACTACCTGGATGAGCCTTATACTCAAGTACTTGTTGATTTAATTGAAAAACATAAGCCGGAGATAGTCTTAACCGGCGCTACAACTATTGGGCGTGCACTCATATCTCGCGTTGCAGTTAAGATAGGCGCAGGCCTTACTGCAGATTGCACAGGATTAGAGATAGACCTTAAAGATAAAATTTTACTCCAGACACGCCCTGCTTTTGGCGGTAATATTATGGCAACTATAATTACACCTAACCATAGGCCTCAAATGTCGACTGTGCGGCATAAGGTAATGAAAGAAGCTCAGATTGATAACACTAGAAGCGGAGAGGTTGAACTGATAAATTATAATGGTAAATTAAGTTCCAGAACAAAATTGATTGATGTTATAGATGAAGTAGGCAAAAGTGTAAATCTAACAGAGGCTGATGTTGTAGTGTCAGGCGGATATGGTTTAGGTAAGCCTGAAAATTTTAAGATTATCGAAGGGTTAGCCGAGGTCTTAGATGCTGCTGTTGGAGCATCACGTTCGGCTGTAGATAATGGTTGGATTCCTTATGCTCATCAGGTAGGTCAGACCGGACGTACTGTCTGCCCTAAGCTATATATTGCCTGCGGGATATCAGGTCAGATTCAACATTTAGTAGGTATGCAATCCTCAGATGTTATTGTTGCTATAAACAGAGATTCTGAAGCTCCAATATTTAAGGTTGCAACCTATGGAATAGTAGGAGATCTTTTTGAAGTTATACCTCTTTTAACTAAGAGATTGAATGAAATATTAAAAAAAGCGAGGGTCTAAATTGAAAGTAGATAAAGATTATGAAAATCTTGTAAAAGAGACGTTGTACTTGCTTTCAATAACTCAGGATTTGGATGAGAAAGGTAAATATGAGCATGGGGTAAGAGTAGCCCTTATGTCTGAGAAAATAGCAGAGGAAGTATTGCCTCAAGAGAGAGATTTAATGTTCTTTGCAGGTCTTGTGCATGATATAGGAGGTTTGGGTTCTAGAAACCATATTCTACACCACCCTGATCTGCTTGCACAGATTCAAGATCCGGATATATTTGAACACCCTTATAGAGGCGTGCATTTAATAAGGATGTTTCCAGTTCTCTTCCAAGGTCAGTATAGAATGTCGGATTATATCTTTGAACACCATGAATGGTGGAAAGGGGTGGGATATCCTCGTCAGTATAAAAAGAATGAGATTCTGCTTGGAGGTAGAATTTTAAGAGCAGCTGATGCTTTTGATATCTATTCTCGGCATGGACAGAACAAAAGTGAGATCAATCCTCAGTCAGCTATTAATGTCCTAGAGTCCAACGAAGAGCTTGACCCTGATATTTTGAATATCTTAAAAGAGATTATAAAAGATAAAGAGTTTATGGGGTTATATCTTAAGCCTCAGGATATGATTCTAGAATATGTAAGGAGCAAGGATTTAAACATAATCCTTAACCATAGAGATGAAGATGATCTGTTCGCATTCATCGGGTATTTAATAGATTTTAAAATAGATTCTAATGCAATGGGTCACTCAGAAGGGGATACGCATTATTCGGTACAGATTGCAAAAGCGTTAAATTTGCCAGAAGATGAAGTGACTATGATAAGAAGGGGTGGGTATCTGCATGATATAGGTAAATTATCTATTCCGCATATGGTATTAAATAAACCAGCTTGGCTGACAGAGCAGGAGTGGCAGATAGTCAAAAAGCATTCTGCGATAACTGTTGAGCTGCTTGATTCAATCCCCTCATTTAAAAAATATGTTTTTGCAGGATATCACCATGAGCGCTGGGATGGTAAAGGTTATCATCAGGGTTTAAAAGGCGAAGAGATACCGCTAGGAGCCAGAATTATCTCGGTTGCCGATGCTCTAGATGCTATGACATCTAAGAGGACCTATCGTCCTGTCCTTACCTTCAAAGAGGCATTAAAAGAGCTTAAGAGTAATGCCGGGACTCAGTTTGATCCTAAGATTATTGAGGAGACAGTTAGGATTTATAAGTGAAGTTTGATCTTTTAATCCTATCCTTTATTCAAGGAATTGCGGAGTTTCTTCCTATAAGCAGTTCAGGACATCTTCTATTTTTGAGTAATTTATTAAATTTAAATATCGATAAATTTATCTTCACCATATTCCTTCATCTAGCTGCTCTCTTAGCTATACTCTTTTACTTTTATCCCAGAATAAAAATTTTATTAAAAGATAATATATATATATTAAAGGTTCTTGCAGCTTTTTGCACGACTATCATAGTCGCTCTCTATCTTAGAAGATATGTTGTTGCAATATACAACATGGAAGGATTAAATATTTTAGGACCATTTTTTATAATAAGCGGAGTATTGTTATTTTTGCCGAGGTTAAGAAAGAATCAAAGTCAGAGTCTAACTTTTAAATCTGCATTGTTGATAGGATTTGTGCAGGGGGTCTCAGTCTTTCCAGGGATATCGCGCTCTGGTATTACCATTGTATTAGCCCTATTGCTTGGATTAACTAGAGAAGAAGCGTTTAGATTCTCTTTTCTTTTAGCTATTCCGACAATAATTGGAGCAGGCGTTTATGAGCTTTTAAAATCAAGCTGGAATTTCCAAGCATTTAATGTTATTAATATTTCATATGTAGGTTATTTTGTGATAACTTTCATCGTGAGCTTAGCATCTCTTGCTATTCTAGAGAAAACGGTCTTTAGAAAGAAGCTTTCATTTTTTGGCTACTACTGTTGTATAATAGGGCTAATCGTCTTATTTATAGGAGGCTAGAATGATACATGTAGGAATAATAGGGGCATTAGGATATACAGGTAAGGAGCTCATACATTATCTATCCAGACATCCGGTTGTTAGGATATATAAGCTCTGGGATAATGCAGTGGATAAAAAGGGAGCGAGAATAGATTCAATATTCCCTGAGTTTAAGAATATAGTAAATACAAAGGTTGAGCATTTTAATAAGAAGGACTTAGATGTTGTTGATGTTGTTTTTCTTGCTCTCCCTCACACCGTATCTATGAAGATTGCTCCTAGTATTCTAGATAAGGTGAGCCTCTTGATAGATCTCTCTGCGGACTACAGGTTTAAGAGCCATAAGTCTTATCAGAAGTGGTATAAGGCAGATCACTTGGATAAGAAGAATTTAAAAAAGGCTGTCTATGGTCTTCCTGAAATTAATAGAAGCGAGATTAAAGGAGCTAAGCTTATTGCCAACCCTGGCTGTTATCCAACAAGCATGATATTGGGTCTATATCCTCTTGCAAAGGAAGGACTGCTTGATAATGCTCAAGTTATAGTAGACTCTAAGACAGGCACTTCTGGCGCAGGAAGAAAGGCAGCTACAGGATTAATATTTTCTGAACTCAATGGTAATCTGCGGCCTTATAAGATAAATAAACATCAGCATATGCCCGAGGTTACAGCGTTTTTTAAAGATGAGTTAAATAAGAGCGTAGATTTAAGCTTTGTTCCTCAGCTGATACCAATTAATAGGGGCATAATCAGCATGATCTATACTGTATTTAAGAATAAAAAGAAAAAAGATCTCTATGGGTTGTATAAAAAATATTATTCCAAAGAGCCTTTTATCAGAATCTCCAAGAAGGGTGAAGTTACTGAGTTAAAGGACGTTGCCTTTACCAACTTCTGCGACCTGAGTTATTTAGATTTTATAAATGACAATACATTTTTGATAATTTCCTGCATAGATAATCTGGGGAAAGGAGCTGCCTCTCAAGCTGTACAGAATATGAATATTGCTCTTGGTTTTGATGAAAAAGAAGGGTTAATATGATTACACCCAAAGGTTTTGTTTTTAACGGAATAAACTCTCGCGTTAAGAAGCAAGCTAAAGACCTGGGTATTATAATAACTGAAGAAAAAGCAGATGCGGTTGGATTTTTTACCAAAAATGAATATAAGTCTGAGTCTCTCTTGGTCTGTCAGAGAAATATAGAAGATGGTTTAGCTCAGGCTATTGTTGTAAATAGCGGTTGTGCTAATTGCGGATTGGGCAAGAAGGGAGAGGCTGCAGCATTAAAAATATGTTCTGAAGTTGCTAAGGAACTAAAAACTAAAAAGTCCGACGTGTTGATTGCTTCTACAGGATCAATAGGTATACCTCTTGAAGAGCAGAAGATAGTCTCTAGTATTCCTAGGTTGATTAAAGGGGCTCTAAGCACTAAGGCAGAAGATTTTGCTAGAGCAATCATGACAACAGATAAATACCCTAAGGTCTCTGCTCTTAAATTGAAGAGCGGTGTTACTATATTAGGCATAGCTAAGGGTGCCGGGATGATAGAGCCTAATATGGCTACAACCCTATCGTTTCTTTTGACAGATGCAAAGATAAGAAGGAGTTCTCTGGCTAAGATTGTAAAATCAGCCCTCGATTTGACTTTTAACAGGATATCTATAGATGCTGATCAGAGCACAAACGATACTTTTCTTGCTTTGGCCAACGGTGCTAGCTCTGTCGATGTTGAGGTTTCTAGAGATAAGAGAGATGAATTTATAAAAGGTGTTTTTAAGGTGCTGCATGATTTAGCGTATGAAATAGTCGAGAACGGTGAAGGGGCGACTAAGATAGTAAAGATAGAAGTAAAATCTGCAAAGAGTAGAATAGTAGCTGAAAAAATATGCAGGAAGCTTGCATCTTCCATGCTCTTTAAAAGCTCGCTATATGGAAATAGCGCTAACTGGGGCAGAATTCTATCCTCAGTCGGCTCTCTAAGTTTGGGTGTTGGCAAGAGTTATGATATAAATTATGGTAATATCAAAGTTGTTAAAAATGGTCTGAGTCTATATAATAATAAAAAGAGAGCGGATGATTATTTGAAGAAGTCTAAAGAGGTAAAGATTGTTTTGGATTTCAAAAAAGGCGGAGATGATTTTTTTATGTATACAACTGATCTCTCCCCAGATTATGTTAAGTTAAATAGCTGATGGAAGATTTAATTAAAAAAGCCCATATTCTAGTTGAAGCGTTTCCTTATATTGAAGAGTTTAGAGGAAAAATTATTGTAATTAAATACGGCGGCAGGGCTTTATTGAGTGAAGATGCAAAAAATAATATATTAAAAGATATAGCTTTTATGTCTCTTGTAGGTATAAAGCCGATTATTGTTCATGGTGGCGGCTATAAGATCACAGAGTTGATAGCTCAATCAGGGGGAATATCTAAGTTCATTGAAGGAAAGAGAGTTACGAATAAAAAGACCATGCAGATGGTTTATAAGGTGCTTAAGAATATGAATGAGGATCTAGTTAGTGAGATCAAAAGTTTTAGAGGTAATGCGCAGGGTATTAATCCTAAGATAGATAAAAATGTATCTGTAAGGCAAGAATCAAAAAATTTAGGCTACGTAGGAGTAGTTGATAAGATAAGCTCAGAGAGCATTTTAAAACTCACAGAGAGAGAGATTGTGCCTGTAATTATGCCTGTTGGGCTTGATAAAGATGGTGAGTTATACAATGTAAACGCAGATGATATGGCTGCAGAACTTGCAATAAGTTTAAATGCTGAAAAGTTAGTTCTTCTCACTGATGTAAAGGGTATTTTAAGAGATAAGAGCGATGAGGAGAGTTTGATTCCAAGCTTACATGCCTCAGAAGTAGATGATCTTATAAGAATGGATGTTATATCAAGCGGTATGGTGCCTAAAGTAAAAGCCTGCCTTAGAGCCTTAGATAGAGGCGTCAGAAAGACTCACATTTTAGACGGTCGAGTGCCCCATGTTGTTCTTCTGGAGGTATTTACGGAAGAGGGTGTAGGCACAGAGATTATAGTCTAGTAACCTATCTTTTCTAATTAAATAAATTTAAAAAGTTTGTTTAGCAATTTGACATAGGTTTATTTTATGGTATAAATATCATAGATTATAAGGGGCAGCAATTATAGAAAGATAATTTATGAAGAAACTAATTATATTATTTATTATTCCAATTCTATTCTTGTCGTTTAGTTCTTATTCTAACTCTGAGGATTTGGAGCAATGCCCACTTGTTTTGCCGAGCATTACTTCTGGTGAATATTCAAAAGTTTTTTCGGGTAACGCGTTTAACAAGAGACTAAACGAGATATTGTTAAGTCAACAATTAAATGAAATAAATTCCGAAACGCTTTATAACTCTTATCTAATTCTGGCTATTGAAGGTCTTAATGGTATGGTCGAGCAAAATACAGGCTTGCCATATGATGTAGTAAGAGTAGGAGAAGGAAATGAACTAATACCTGTAGATAAAAAAGTAAGCGGATTGGAAATTGGTTTGCAGATATTGAATTTAGTTATCCAAAGAGATTTAGAAATTATGACAGATGATCAAGTTTTATTAAAAATGGATATTGTTTTAAATTCCATAGATAAAGCAGCGAAAAAAAACGGTTTTCTTTACGATTTTGTGTCTTTACCCAGTCTTAATAAACATAAACTGAGTAACGTTTCAGATGTGTTTAACAGCGGTTATTTGGCAGCAGCTTTAATGATAGCAAATCAAGCGTTTGAAGGAACTGTAGTTAGCGATAGATGTCAGTTGATTTTAGATGAAATGGATTTTAATTTCTTTTATTCCAATAATGGCCAGTTGTACGGCGATTCTAATAAAGGATATAGCGTCGGGCAGTTTGGCAGTGAGGTGCTATTACCTGCAATAGTTGCAACGTCAACAGACAATGTGCCTGATAGTGTCATAGCGCCTAGCGACTCAATATCGATTTATCGAGAGACATATACTACTAATGAGGGGGAAGAAATTAGTGTTATTCCTGCATGGGGTGGACAGATCTGGACTATACTTATGCCGCTTCTTTTCTTGGGACCTGAGGTGGAAAATCCTGATACAGGTGAAAATGTTATTGCTGGATTTATAGAGAATGCCAGACGTTGGGTAGAAATT from Candidatus Kaelpia aquatica includes the following:
- a CDS encoding electron transfer flavoprotein subunit alpha, which gives rise to MITVLIEKCSGCGVCIKSCPFSAIKIKDKELIIDLEKCNFCGACVEICPLSAIEIKREEIKRDLSAYKNVWVFAEQKKGIVQPVVYELLGKGRELADSLGVQLWAVLLGNNIKDVCRDLIASGADKVLAAEDELLENYLDEPYTQVLVDLIEKHKPEIVLTGATTIGRALISRVAVKIGAGLTADCTGLEIDLKDKILLQTRPAFGGNIMATIITPNHRPQMSTVRHKVMKEAQIDNTRSGEVELINYNGKLSSRTKLIDVIDEVGKSVNLTEADVVVSGGYGLGKPENFKIIEGLAEVLDAAVGASRSAVDNGWIPYAHQVGQTGRTVCPKLYIACGISGQIQHLVGMQSSDVIVAINRDSEAPIFKVATYGIVGDLFEVIPLLTKRLNEILKKARV
- a CDS encoding LacI family DNA-binding transcriptional regulator, giving the protein MKRITIKEVAERAGVSIATVSRALNSRTEKSVKQDTLEKIKDIIRELKYFPNRSASSLRHGFSRTIGLPMNFKTDTTSGYVGEIMKGVLRGLDEIGYDLKLISQEEFVSLQTLLDSAGVDGLIITHAYHIAYPHLEEELKNKKSFPLVVMNDYNPDLDINQVYIDTYQATCDMTEYVIKKNNSDLYLLGGEVYSQDAQRREKAFLDTLAKHNIDFGESRILNGHFNETGGYEMTKQIFIKNPDFKGLIYSLNDAMAIGALRALGELCLNCPRDVKVVGFDDIAISEHMNPPLTTIHVPLSEMGYEAIKIIYGIFTGEIIGAQKPQFDYRLIQRESC
- a CDS encoding DEAD/DEAH box helicase, with amino-acid sequence MLTENIILDNFQKDAIEHIDKNNSVIVAAPTGAGKTLIAEYAIEKCLKENKGLIYTAPIKALSNQKFRDFSKNFPQKVGIITGDVRINPRAPILIMTTEIFRNYLLQEPEKLKDKKWVIFDEVHYLDDPERGTVWEESIIFLPPEMRILALSATLPNVGEFKNWIKKVHNQNIIEIEEAVRPVPLHFYFQADNQIFSNLKDLKKYSSRERGKFFLNNRIDSLIKHLKTNGFLPCIYFCFSRKKCENYAKDLSQFNFLTEEEKRDIKNLYKELVKKFKIEQHTSTHDMLHLLERGIAYHHAGLLPPLKEIIERIFTKKMIKVIFTTETFALGINMPSRTVCFDEIAKHYKRRAHYLSTRDFYQMAGRAGRRGIDEEGYVFVKLKPFKDDIEKMEIIARNRPELIKSQFNASYATILNLYNDIQDEIITIYPKSFHYFQNRHRKSREAKMLSSKLKLLKNLGYIKNQELTLKGKFSSNVFGYELIVGELYEAGFFENISWIELTIVICAIITESRAKDTEIKLDKGLRKLRLKITNTVAKIQKIEKTHRIYPRILKPHFQLAQTLQAWLRGSEFNKIINLTSLDEGAIVRNFRMTNQVLRDMNQRIISENLREKINKASSVLNRDIVNAEWQLKI
- a CDS encoding HD domain-containing protein; translated protein: MKVDKDYENLVKETLYLLSITQDLDEKGKYEHGVRVALMSEKIAEEVLPQERDLMFFAGLVHDIGGLGSRNHILHHPDLLAQIQDPDIFEHPYRGVHLIRMFPVLFQGQYRMSDYIFEHHEWWKGVGYPRQYKKNEILLGGRILRAADAFDIYSRHGQNKSEINPQSAINVLESNEELDPDILNILKEIIKDKEFMGLYLKPQDMILEYVRSKDLNIILNHRDEDDLFAFIGYLIDFKIDSNAMGHSEGDTHYSVQIAKALNLPEDEVTMIRRGGYLHDIGKLSIPHMVLNKPAWLTEQEWQIVKKHSAITVELLDSIPSFKKYVFAGYHHERWDGKGYHQGLKGEEIPLGARIISVADALDAMTSKRTYRPVLTFKEALKELKSNAGTQFDPKIIEETVRIYK
- a CDS encoding electron transfer flavoprotein subunit beta/FixA family protein, translated to MKVIVCIKQVPDTTNVKIDPETNTLIREGVESIINPFDTYAIEEGLRIKERLDGVEVIALTMGPPQAEEALREAISLGVDRAVLLSDRKFAGSDTWATSYALSKAIEKIGDYGLIICGKQAIDGDTAQVGPGISSWLDLPQAAYVRHIEKLSRDKATVERMTEEGYDVIEIPFPAVFTVVKEINEPRFPSLKGKMRAKRAEIEVWSAADVGLDESCVGLNNSPTRVVKIFTPPVREKGMILEGDISENVDKLTDLIRDVLIG
- a CDS encoding acyl-CoA dehydrogenase family protein encodes the protein MDYLLTEEQQMLKELAHKIAEEKIRPVAKEYDESGEFPWDIMKILAQSDLFGVYIDEKYGGFGGGVFELSLVAEELSRACGGIAVSYAASALGTYPIILFGNDEQKDKYLPDIASGKKIAAFAITEPNAGSDASAMESKAQKDGDSYILNGRKQWITNGGEAETYVVIAMTNKAKGARGATAFILEKGMEGFDFGKKEDKLGIRASATRELIFNNCRVPKENVLGKEGLGFVVAMKTFDCSRPGVAAQALGIAQGALELATEYAHQRHQFNKPITSFQGIQFMLADMAMQIEAARALIYATCRMVDSGNMSVAKESAITKVFASDVAMKVTTDCLQIFGGYGYMKEYPIEKYMRDAKITQIYEGTNQILRGVIASHLIKEQTKKK
- a CDS encoding undecaprenyl-diphosphate phosphatase, producing the protein MKFDLLILSFIQGIAEFLPISSSGHLLFLSNLLNLNIDKFIFTIFLHLAALLAILFYFYPRIKILLKDNIYILKVLAAFCTTIIVALYLRRYVVAIYNMEGLNILGPFFIISGVLLFLPRLRKNQSQSLTFKSALLIGFVQGVSVFPGISRSGITIVLALLLGLTREEAFRFSFLLAIPTIIGAGVYELLKSSWNFQAFNVINISYVGYFVITFIVSLASLAILEKTVFRKKLSFFGYYCCIIGLIVLFIGG